The following coding sequences are from one Musa acuminata AAA Group cultivar baxijiao chromosome BXJ2-4, Cavendish_Baxijiao_AAA, whole genome shotgun sequence window:
- the LOC135608882 gene encoding UPF0481 protein At3g47200-like — protein sequence MKVEIDVDKAWMDTLRRKVEEANWDQWRTEQARIFKVPGVLQEAEPRAYKPRIVSLGPYHHGKSELQPMEELKWNYLRRFVRRQPQKKLEDYIKKTQDLEIRSRRFYFGDKVNPNESSMIMSGNKFVEMMLLDGCFAIEIMISWVKGVSERKVGQNAIKNTIWSPLAVAQDMLLLENQLPFFLLDCLHNTAFPEDAGGLTELTQEFLRMFIMFMNDNERVPRHGFHHILHLCHFCIVAAKKPYNSKTQPSWSLMFEGMQKERMNMLSFFRDNPVPVEQPASMIPWIPSATQLKVAGIQFKMKTRAKSFLDITFQNGKLEIPQLVVDDQTNVLFKNLIAFEQCSQDAGTHLAAYASLMDSIINTAADVELLQKDQIIINTSGDNTEVANFFNKLCKDVLIKDEDYLTSIYRDVNKHRGIKYHIWWRTLHRDYFKNPWTIIWLCAAIFAFILTITQTVYTVLSYIRPPK from the coding sequence ATGAAAGTTGAGATAGATGTGGATAAGGCATGGATGGACACCTTGAGGAGGAAGGTGGAAGAGGCAAATTGGGACCAGTGGCGCACCGAACAGGCAAGAATCTTTAAAGTCCCAGGAGTCTTGCAGGAGGCCGAACCCAGGGCCTACAAGCCAAGAATCGTCTCCCTCGGCCCATACCACCATGGCAAATCTGAACTGCAACCCATGGAGGAGTTAAAATGGAACTACCTCAGGAGATTCGTTCGCCGACAACCCCAGAAGAAACTGGAGGATTACATCAAGAAGACTCAAGATTTGGAAATCCGATCACGTCGTTTCTACTTTGGCGACAAAGTGAACCCGAATGAAAGCTCCATGATAATGAGTGGCAATAAATTCGTAGAAATGATGCTGCTCGACGGCTGTTTTGCGATTGAGATCATGATATCCTGGGTAAAGGGTGTGAGTGAACGCAAAGTCGGACAGAATGCGATCAAGAATACAATATGGTCGCCGTTAGCAGTAGCGCAAGACATGTTGCTGCTGGAAAACCAgctccctttctttctcctcgATTGTTTACATAACACTGCTTTTCCTGAAGATGCTGGCGGCCTAACAGAGCTGACACAAGAATTTCTAcgcatgttcatcatgttcatgaaCGACAACGAGAGAGTCCCCCGCCATGGTTTCCATCATATTCTTCATCTATGTCATTTTTGCATTGTCGCAGCAAAGAAGCCATATAACAGCAAAACCCAGCCATCATGGAGCCTCATGTTTGAAGGAATGCAGAAGGAGCGGATGAACATGTTAAGCTTTTTTCGTGACAACCCGGTTCCGGTCGAACAACCAGCTTCCATGATACCATGGATTCCAAGCGCGACACAGCTCAAGGTGGCGGGAATCCAGTTCAAGATGAAGACACGGGCCAAGAGCTTCCTGGACATCACATTCCAGAATGGAAAGCTGGAGATCCCTCAGCTTGTGGTCGATGACCAAACCAACGTGCTGTTCAAGAACCTCATAGCCTTCGAGCAGTGCTCCCAGGACGCTGGAACGCATCTTGCGGCCTACGCGTCACTCATGGATTCAATCATCAATACTGCTGCCGACGTCGAATTGCTCCAGAAAGATCAAATCATCATCAACACATCGGGCGACAACACCGAAGTCGCCAATTTCTTCAACAAGCTTTGCAAAGATGTGCTGATCAAAGACGAGGACTATCTTACAAGCATCTACAGAGATGTCAATAAGCACCGCGGCATCAAATATCACATATGGTGGCGAACTCTACATCGTGATTACTTCAAGAACCCGTGGACGATCATCTGGTTGTGTGCAGCCATTTTCGCCTTCATTCTCACCATTACGCAGACCGTCTATACGGTCCT